GAATCGATCTGCTCTTGGGGGATGCCCTGGCCGGTGTCGGCCACGTCGATCCTGATTTCGTCGGGGTTTTCCCCGGCGCCGATGATTACGCTCAAATTGCCGCCATCCGGCATGGCCTGGATCGCGTTGATCAAGAGGTTCAGCAGGGCCTGCTGCAACCGGCTCTTGTCGATCCACACGGGCCTGAGCGGAGTGTTGATCGACTTGCTGTATTTGATCTGTTGCAGCTTGATCTTGTTTTTGACCAGGCTGACCGTCTTGTCGATGATGTCGTCCAGGGAGAGCTTTTCCAGGTGTTCCTGATCGTTCCGGGAGAACTCCAGCAGGCCCTTGACGATCTCGGCGGCGCGCTCCGCCTGCCCCATTAGGTCGTTGTAGAGCTTCGCCCTCTCCTCGGGGGTGAAGTCGTCGTCGTCCATCAGGGTCTCGGTTATCAGGGATATGTTGTTGATGGGGTTGTTCAGTTCATGGGCGATGCCCGAGGTGAAGGTGCCGATGGAGGCCATTTTGCGCGAATGCAGCAGCTGCTCCTGCCGGGTCTGTATCTCCTTGGTCATCTTGTTGAAGGCGTTGATGCAGGCCGATATCTCGTCGCCCCGGTCGGCCGGGTAATATATTTGGCTGTAATCGCCCCGGGAAACCTTGCCGGTGGCGCTGTGCAATATGGACAGGGGCTTGGAAATGTTCCAGCGGGCCTTGAACAACAGGAAGGCGAACACGGCGAGGAACAGGACGAAAAAGACAAAGGGGATGATCAGTATGGTGTTTATGGCCTGATCGATCCTGCGGCGCTTGGTCTCGATCAATTTGTCCACGAAGTCATTTAGTAGCTTGCCCTTTTCGCGCAACTGCGAATTTACGTAATCGGCGACGCCCCGCTTTTCGCTGTCCAATCCGCGGTAGACCAGGCTTTCGTAGCTTTTCAGGGCGTTTTGGAATTGCGCGAGCGCCGGGGCGCCCATGATGTTTTTCATCTGGCCGCGAAGCTCGCTGAAGTTGTTTAGGGTTTGCAGGAGATAAGAGGTCAGCTTGTCCACGTCCCCGCGGTCGCCCGCCAGAAAAACGTTTTTTTCGTAGCGCCGCAGCTCGAGGATGTCGTCCCGGAGGTCGTTGAAGCGCTCCATGAGGATCAGCTTGTTTTTCAGGCCCACCACGTTCTCGTAATGGAATACGGTGGAGGCCAGCATGAAGGCAAGGCAGACGGCCA
This region of Desulfarculaceae bacterium genomic DNA includes:
- a CDS encoding HAMP domain-containing histidine kinase; amino-acid sequence: MKTIGSRLIFLLAVCLAFMLASTVFHYENVVGLKNKLILMERFNDLRDDILELRRYEKNVFLAGDRGDVDKLTSYLLQTLNNFSELRGQMKNIMGAPALAQFQNALKSYESLVYRGLDSEKRGVADYVNSQLREKGKLLNDFVDKLIETKRRRIDQAINTILIIPFVFFVLFLAVFAFLLFKARWNISKPLSILHSATGKVSRGDYSQIYYPADRGDEISACINAFNKMTKEIQTRQEQLLHSRKMASIGTFTSGIAHELNNPINNISLITETLMDDDDFTPEERAKLYNDLMGQAERAAEIVKGLLEFSRNDQEHLEKLSLDDIIDKTVSLVKNKIKLQQIKYSKSINTPLRPVWIDKSRLQQALLNLLINAIQAMPDGGNLSVIIGAGENPDEIRIDVADTGQGIPQEQIDSIFDPFFTTKKEGEGTGLGLSVTYSIIKKHGGRITVKSKPGQGSIFSIFLSTKEAHEPGQDSA